The nucleotide window ATGATCATCAATTCTGATGAAAGACAATGGGCATGGATGGATGAAGGCCTGAATACCTTCACAGAATATCTTACAGAAGAAAAATGGGATAATAAATTCCCTTCCAAAAGAGGACCGGCATGGACTATTGTAGATTACATGAAACTGCCGAAAGACCAGCTGGAGCCTATCATGAGCAACTCTGAAAATATTGTTCAGTACGGCCCGAATGCATATTCAAAGCCTGCTACAGGACTTAATATTCTTCGTGAAACCATTATGGGAAGAGAGCTTTTTGATAAAGCATTTAAGACGTATGCCAAAAGATGGGCTTTCAAGCACCCTGAACCTGCAGATTTATTCCGTACGATGGAAGATGCCAGCGGTGAAGACCTTGACTGGTTCTGGAGAGGTTGGTTCTACGGAACAGACCCTGTAGATATTGCCATTGATAAAGTAACGGTAGCAGTTCCTGATCTTGAGACCAATCCAAAGGTTGCTGCTGAAGTAAAATACCAGGTTGAAAAGCCATTGGTAAACAGCTTTGAAGATCTTTCAAAAATCAGAAACAGAGAAGACAGAAATATTAAATTCTATGTGGATACTGATAAGGATGCTCAGGATTTCTATTACAGATATGACAGAGGCCAGGAAAAGGTAGATAATAATAAGGAATACACTACTAAAACAGAAGCAAGTCTTCCTTTGGATGCGAAGGATAAAGAGAAATTTAAAAATATTACAGGATACCAGATTGATTTTGTCAACAAAGGAGGTTTGGTAATGCCTATTATTCTTGAGTTTACTTTTGAGGACGGTTCCAAATTATATGATAAATCTGCTGCGCAGATATGGAGACTAAATGAGCAAAAAGTTTCCAAGACGTATTATTTTGATAAAAAAGTAAAATCAATTCAGCTTGACCCGATGAGAGAGACTGCTGATATTGATACGAACAATAACTTCTGGAGCAGCGCCGGATCAGGTACTGAAACTTCTAAATTCCAGCTCTTCAAACAAAAACAGGACGGAGCACCTGTAAGAGGAAGCTCCAACGGAAAGGTCAATCCGATGCAAGCAGCAGGAAAGAGTTAAAAACCAATCTGTTGTAACTTTTAACAGATATAGCACTACTTATTATTAAAAAGATCATGAGAACCATTCTTTTCCTTTTAATACTAAGCAGTGCTAATTTTTTTGCCCAAAACCTGCTGAATCCAAAAAACTCAGGGATTAATCCGAAGCTGATCAAAAATGAGACTTCTGAAGCTGTATGGTATGCAGAAAAAGCAGATACAAAAATAGAAATAGGAACCATTATTACAGAAATCAAAAAGCTGAACCAATCGGATCTCCTGATCAGAACAACGGTAAAGATGAAACAGGCTCCGGATGCCAAGTGGACCGATTCTACCCTTGTAAAAATATCGGACTTCGAGCCCATTTACCATTCTTCTTACAATGTAAACAGAGATATGGTCCTTAGATCCGGGAAAGATAAAGTCACCGGCTATTACCTGGATAAAAAATCCCAGAAAAAAGAGATCATTGAAATTCCTGCAACCAATTATTTTGACAGCAGCAGTTATGCAATGCTTATAAGATATCTTCCCTTAAAAGAAAACTATACTGCAGAAATTTCCATTTTTGACTATAATCCTAAATCTGAGAAAAAAGGAATAATGAAGGCTTACATCCTTGATACTCAAAAAGCAGAATACAACGGAAAACCGGTCTGGATGGTAAAAACAAATGATGACATCAGCAACAGAAGTGCTACCACAACTTATTATATTGATACCATAACAAGGAAAATCGAAAAGCAGGATATGGATATGGCAGGAAGAAGGATGTCTTTGGAAACAATCCGATAAAGTATTGAAAGATATCAATATCTTGCTTGCGTCTAAAAAACATAATACCCTGACTTAAAAATATTTATATTTGATTTATCATCAACACAAAATGTCAAAAGTCCTGATTGACAATAAATGTTCAGGATAAAAAAACAAAATATTACTTATGAAAAATGCCAGATTATTAAGCAGAGATGCTCAAAAAACAATCCATGGCGGACTTGCTTCCAGACTCGTATGCTGCGAACGCGACGAAAACGGAAAATGTACTTTATGGATCGGAGCAGGACAAAACTGTCCTTAGTTCTATCAACTGATAACAATTTTGAAAAGCCGGAAGTGTCCGGCTTTTCTATTTATATTCTCACTTTCTGGCATTCCGAACAAAAACCATTAACAACTGATAATCAAAATTTTATTATAAAAATGATCAACAAAAATATATCACATTACAAGGAAAAATAGTATATTTGATTCACTTCTTTTACACCAGTGTCAAAATCCTGATTGACATTAAATGCTCAGGATGTACAAACCAAAATATTTTAACTATGAAAAATGCCAAAGTATTAAGCAGAGATGCTCAGAAATCTATCAATGGCGGAGCGGCAGGACGTTTTTGCTGCGAGTACAATTACAAAGGACAATGTATCCTATGGATCGGCCCCGGCCAGTCTTGTCCGTAATGCAGTCATTTGATAACAATTTAAAGCCGGAAATTTCCGGCTTTCTTTTTTAACTTAAATGTGCTTTAATATTCTTTTTATAGGTACGCCCCAGCGGAAGCTCTTCACCATTTTTAAGGAAAACATGGCTGGAATTATAAGAACTGATGTGATCTGACAATACAATATAAGATTTATGAATTCTGATAAACCCAAAATGCTGAAATTTTTCTTCAAAATTGGACATTCTCTCCAGAATCATATATTTTTTCAGGGGCGTCATCAATACAATGTATTCCCCGAAACCCTGTATCCAGAGAATATCTTTAAGAAAGACTTTATTCATGACATAATTGGATTTGAACATAATAAAATCTTCCTGCTGCCGGTTATTGGCTGAACTTTTAAAATGAACAAAATCCCTTGCTTTATTGACGGCTTTTTTAAAAGTCTCAAAATCCACAGGCTTGATGAGATAATGAACAACATCCAGCTCAAATGCTTTCACTGCGTATTTAGTTTCCAGCGTAAGGAAAATACACAGCGGCGGATCAGGAAGTTGCTGCAAAAGTTCCACACCATTGATTCCCGGCATATTGATATCGAAAACAACCAGATCTACTTTATTCGCTTTCAGGAAAGCCAGCGCTTCTTCCGGTTTCTGAAATGAAGCCAGCAGCTGAACATCTTCAAGCTGAGCACAATATTGTTTTACAAGCTGTAATGCAGGATATTCATCGTCTACATTTACGATAGTCAGATTAGCCATTTATAATAATGTTTAAGGCAATTTTATATTGATCACTGTATTTCGGTCCGGAGTAAAACTCGTACTGATCTGCATAAAATTTTTCCAATATATGAATAATTGCTTCGTTACCCAACCCGTGATAATCTGATTCAACCGGATTACTTCTATCCTTCCCTACAGAATTAATAATCTCGAAATACAGCTCAGAGCGCTCAATTTTACAGAACAGTTTTATAAACCCCTGAGAATCTTCTCCTATTGCAGAATGTTTCAAAGCATTTTCAAATAAAGTAAGAAATACAGCAGAAGGAATTTCAACGATATCAAACTCTTCCTGATCTTCAATATCCATTACAATATCCAACTGGTTATTATATTTAAGCTGGTACAAAGCGGCAAGCGCTTTCAGTGAAGAAAATTCCTGGGAAACGGTTACTTTTTCTTTTCCGCTGTCATAAATAATATACTTGAGAAGCCTGCTCAGCTGTAAAATAGAATCCGAGGTCTTTTCCGAATGGGTAAAACTGTTCGCATATATATTATTAAGAGTGTTTAGTAAAAAATGGGGATTCAGTTTAGATTTCAGCAAATCAAGATAAAGCTGGTCCTTCTCTTCTCCAAGGCTGATTACATCCTGTTCTATTAAAAACTTGTCTTTGGTAATTCCCAGAAAAGACCCCACGAGAATCACAATCCCCTGCGAGATGTATACATTATACAGAAATCCTACATGATAACCCTTTCCGCTGAAATCCATCTGAAAAACTGCAGGCTCCCACAAAATCCTGAAGAGACTGGACACCAAAAAGCAGATCAAAGCATAAAGAATAAACTCCGGATATTTATTGGATAAATAAAACCTGGGAACCAGATAATAGTATACCAGATAATAAATTCCCACATTGAAAATGGTATTCAAAAAAATACTTATCACCAGCTGAGTTGAATCCAGGAAGTAGTTTTCGGTGAAATAAGTCATCAGAATGAAGATAAAAAGGAAAAAAATATGCTGAAACCTCAGTAAAAATTTCCAACGGTACTTCATGAGGCTATCCAGAATTTTACCATTAAATAAAATCCTGATAATCAATAATATAAAAATAAAATTAATGATTAAAAACATAGCCCATACCTTATTTTGAAACGCATCAAATATAAATATCTTTTTGCCTCAAAATGCAGTTTGCTGAGAAAAACTGTCATTGATTGAAAAATTCATAAGCCGCTTATGCTAATAAATATATTTGAGAAGCTAGAATATTAATCAAATATTATATGAAGTTTACTATAAAATTAACACTTGTTTTTTTGTTAATAATTATCAACAATTATTGGGTAAAAGGGCAAAGTATTGACAACTACAATATGTGGTATCAGTATATCATGAATTCAAAACTTACTGATAAAACCAATTTAACTGCACTTTCCCAATACAGGTCATTTGATCTGGGCGGAGACGGAAGATTATTCCTTGTGAATGCGTATTTAGAGTACGAAGTAGCTCCCGGTGTAGAACCCGGAGCAGGAGCAATGTTTCTTGTCCTGAATTCTTATAATTCCAAAAGAGAAAAAGTAACCCGGTATGAAACAAGGCCTTTTCAACAGGTTACCCTGACCGGGCACATTGGCCGAACATTGATTAATCATCGATTTCGTGTAGAAGAACGTTTCTTGAACAATCCCGATGAGTTTAAAGTACGGTTAAGGTACCTTCTTTCCATGAGAATACCTTTTGGGAAAACAGGACAATATTATGGTATTTTAAAAAATGAAGTCCGTGTTAATGCCACCAAGGAAAACATCTTCGACAGCAACCGTATTACGGCAGGACTTGGAATAAAAATCAGCAAAGCCTCTGCACTTGAATTTGCATTTATTAACCAGCTGGGAGACCACAGAACAGACAATTATGCCTACGTCGGCTTCCGAAATTCTTTTGACTGGAGAAAAAAAGATTAACAATAACACCCACCAATCTATATAACTATGCTTACATTTCTCGGATTTTTAATGATTTTCATCTTCATGATTCTCATCATGAACAAAAAAATGACTCCGCTTACAGCATTGGTCATTGTTCCTGTAGCCATTGCCCTCATTGCGGGTTTTGGTCCACAGCTTGGAGATATGATGAAAAATGGTGTCAAAGAAATTGCATTGACCGGTGTTATGCTGATCTTTGCGATCCTATATTTCAGTTTAATGATAGACACGGGGCTTTTTGAGCCTCTTGTCAACATAATTTTAAAAGCAGTTGGGGACAATCCCGTTAAGACAACAATAGGAACCGCTGTTCTTACTGCACTCGTTTCATTGGATGGAGATGGCTCATCCACTTACTTAATTGTAGTAGCCGCCATGCTTCCGCTGTACAAAAAACAAGGTATGAACCCTCTGATTCTTACCTGCATCATTATGCTTGCCGGGCAGATCATGAATATCCTTCCCTGGGGAGGGCCTACAGCAAGGGTAATGAGCTCTCTGAAGCTGGGACATACCGAAATCTTTGTTCCTATGATTCCTATTATGGCAATAGGCATCCTGTGGGTTATATTTGTTG belongs to Chryseobacterium gleum and includes:
- a CDS encoding LytR/AlgR family response regulator transcription factor; translated protein: MANLTIVNVDDEYPALQLVKQYCAQLEDVQLLASFQKPEEALAFLKANKVDLVVFDINMPGINGVELLQQLPDPPLCIFLTLETKYAVKAFELDVVHYLIKPVDFETFKKAVNKARDFVHFKSSANNRQQEDFIMFKSNYVMNKVFLKDILWIQGFGEYIVLMTPLKKYMILERMSNFEEKFQHFGFIRIHKSYIVLSDHISSYNSSHVFLKNGEELPLGRTYKKNIKAHLS
- a CDS encoding sensor histidine kinase, producing MTYFTENYFLDSTQLVISIFLNTIFNVGIYYLVYYYLVPRFYLSNKYPEFILYALICFLVSSLFRILWEPAVFQMDFSGKGYHVGFLYNVYISQGIVILVGSFLGITKDKFLIEQDVISLGEEKDQLYLDLLKSKLNPHFLLNTLNNIYANSFTHSEKTSDSILQLSRLLKYIIYDSGKEKVTVSQEFSSLKALAALYQLKYNNQLDIVMDIEDQEEFDIVEIPSAVFLTLFENALKHSAIGEDSQGFIKLFCKIERSELYFEIINSVGKDRSNPVESDYHGLGNEAIIHILEKFYADQYEFYSGPKYSDQYKIALNIIING
- a CDS encoding DUF2490 domain-containing protein, with amino-acid sequence MLIIINNYWVKGQSIDNYNMWYQYIMNSKLTDKTNLTALSQYRSFDLGGDGRLFLVNAYLEYEVAPGVEPGAGAMFLVLNSYNSKREKVTRYETRPFQQVTLTGHIGRTLINHRFRVEERFLNNPDEFKVRLRYLLSMRIPFGKTGQYYGILKNEVRVNATKENIFDSNRITAGLGIKISKASALEFAFINQLGDHRTDNYAYVGFRNSFDWRKKD